One genomic window of Haliotis asinina isolate JCU_RB_2024 chromosome 4, JCU_Hal_asi_v2, whole genome shotgun sequence includes the following:
- the LOC137282441 gene encoding protein PML-like isoform X2: MDAFPKCSVCHQQFTLKGPDPYLLPCLHAVCEICVTSAAGGVIQCSTCQRQVNLTDTSLQKDAVRQKEIFHLTAKHRPTELLCTHEDDGNQAVCWCQECEELLCEYCQNMHNSFKATRRHVVETIVDAAPGSIHTKPICKLHIPYPLEYFDKNCNILICATCRLGDHAEHDVGDVGEAADAAKGRIEQHEKNVTAHHTAHKAYVKNISKVQNDIEKTSSALKEDIHQTFHSLRTQLDQREEELISELENQTRQELSDLHTEQVTSEGEGERCKWTSDYIKTVLRYASNSDFLTLEGSIQDRTKTHLGSLPPERHRTPAAKFNTRGLDKLKSDISAFGSIYGHGSASDKHTHTDKDTHLTDTKNAHKQSKSPEAVNESTPLTEFDAGSKTYSLVTGPGTTLTLLCPQLQLDAARANTDMCHVTTDGELVNSPPAKQHRDSSRLRKYRGARASTCIPLPPSPSTVIPAPHTPQYWETHSRVGVVSGGLGWVVLEVGVVGESQVDSGWYVYLQQSSWCVCVGSCDTHLGSLCTRVCQQGKKGKCYSNTMSNTRGTLDTLHYGVVLDVGRGRLAFIDLDREVVLAKVDVELRESLLPVFGAGWPGLYTVNMKVISGADITMTDTKKALIRDALN, encoded by the exons ATGGACGCCTTCCCAAAGTGTTCTGTCTGTCACCAACAGTTTACCCTGAAAGGCCCCGACCCCTACCTACTGCCCTGTCTACACGCCGTGTGTGAGATATGTgtgacatctgcagctggtgGTGTGATACAATGCTCTACATGTCAGAGGCAGGTCAACCTCACAGACACAAGCCTCCAGAAGGATGCAGTGAGACAGAAGgaaatattccacctgacaGCCAAACATCGCCCTACAGAGCTTCTCTGTACACACGAAGATGACGGCAACcaggctgtgtgttggtgtcaggagtGTGAGGAGTTACTCTGTGAATACTGCCAGAACATGCACAACAGTTTTAAAGCTACCAGACGACATGTTGTTGAAACCATTGTAGACGCAGCACCAGGAAGCATACATACTAAACCAATCTGCAAACTTCACATTCCTTATCCTCTcgaatattttgacaaaaactgCAACATTTTAATCTGTGCCACATGCAGGCTTGGTGACCATGCTGAGCACGATGTTGGAGATGTAGGTGAGGCTGCTGATGCTGCTAAAGGACGGATAGAACAGCATGAGAAAAACGTGACTGCACATCATACTGCTCACAAAGCATATGTGAAGAATATCAGCAAAGTTCAAAATGACATCGAGAAGACAAGCAGTGCTCTGAAGGAGGACATCCATCAAACTTTCCATTCTCTGAggacacaactcgaccagagggAGGAGGAGCTGATCAGCGAGCTTGAGAATCAGACGAGGCAGGAACTGTCAGATCTACACACCGAGCAAGTTACCTCTGAAGGTGAGGGTGAACGATGCAAGTGGACCTCAGACTATATCAAAACCGTGCTCAGATATGCTTCAAACTCGGACTTTCTCACACTGGAGGGTTCAATACAAGACAGAACGAAGACGCACCTCGGATCACTTCCACCAGAGAGGcacaggacacctgcagccaaatTCAACACGAGAGGGCTGGATAAATTGAAATCCGACATCTCTGCCTTCGGATCTATCTATGGACATGGATCAGCATctgataaacacacacatacag ACAAGGATACACATTTAACTGACACGAAGAACGCACACAAGCAG TCGAAGTCACCGGAGGCTGTCAACGAATCGACACCACTGACAGAGTTTG ATGCGGGGAGTAAAACCTACAGTCTGGTAACAGGACCAGGCACCACGTTGACATTGCTGT gtcCTCAACTACAACTGGACGCTGCTCGAGCCAACACAGACATGTGCCACGTAACTACAGACGGTGAGCTGGTCAACTCACCGCCCGCCAAGCAACACAGAGACAGCAGCAGGTTACGGAAATATCGGGGTGCACGTGCCTCCACCTGCATCCCCCTTCCTCCATCCCCCTCTACTGTCATCCCTGCCCCACACACCCCTCAGTACTGGGAGACGCACTCTAGGGTGGGTGTGGTGAGTGGAGGGTTGGGATGGGTTGTCCTGGAGGTGGGTGTAGTGGGGGAGAGCCAGGTGGACAGTGGGTGGTATGTTTATCTACAGCAGAGCTCCTGGTGTGTCTGTGTAGGGAGCTGTGACACACACCTGGGGAgtctctgtaccagggtgtgtCAGCAGGGGAAGAAAgggaagtgttacagtaacacaatgtctAACACACGCGGCACACTGGACACCCTCCACTATGGCGTTGTTCTTGATGTGGGAAGGGGGAGACTCGCCTTCATCGACTTGGACAGAGAGGTTGTTTTAGCCAAGGTTGATGTTGAATTGAGGGAGTCTCTTCTTCCCGTGTTTGGTGCCGGGTGGCCAGGTctctacacagtcaacatgaaggtgataagtggggcagatatcaccatgactgacacAAAGAAGGCACTTATCCGTGATGCCTTGAATTAG
- the LOC137282436 gene encoding uncharacterized protein, whose protein sequence is MSLSIFVFVSLGVMTAQSLPSTMDPSFQLSFDGFMLFLKELPALRQRLEAVRQTGTSLSSRVVQLENAILNVNSSVVTPRENIILIGKRIRHLDGRVKNITGVINSTTQRLQLLQGYTNSTTESRVNLTVLADDCDHDLSVTHDVIDNITTSLDEMFNATSNQMSERNVLLKTFQALSQKAEKIELMGCDSGFGDVRSGLPRTSALRYSHPFYDAPSTMYSLTHMDIIHSSSSNYNVNVTVTNVTKSGMSVTVQKGSYTQIRDSEYNWMTCYV, encoded by the exons ATGAGTCTCTCCATCTTTGTGTTTGTGTCCTTAGGAGTGATGACAGCACAGTCCCTCCCGTCCACTATGGATCCGTCGTTTCAGTTGAGCTTTGACGGGTTCATGCTGTTTCTTAAAGAGTTGCCTGCCCTTCGTCAGCGATTGGAAGCGGTGAGGCAAACAGGAACCTCTCTGTCATCAAGAGTTGTTCAACTGGAAAATGCCATCTTGAACGTCAATTCATCAGTGGTGACTCCCCGAGAAAATATTATATTGATTGGGAAGCGAATTCGGCACCTGGATGGACGTGTAAAG AACATCACTGGGGTCATCAATTCGACCACACAACGTCTGCAGCTGCTGCAAGGGTACACCAATTCTACAACAGAATCACGGGTCAATTTGACAGTTCTAGCAGATGATTGTGACCATGACCTTTCTGTTACacatgacgtcatagacaacataACTACGTCCCTGGATGAAATGTTCAACGCCACCAGCAATCAGATGTCGGAGAGGAACGTTCTACTGAAGACCTTCCAAG CGCTGTCACAGAAAGCAGAGAAAATAGAGCTGATGGGAT GTGATTCCGGATTTGGTGACGTTCGCAGCGGGTTACCTAGGACGTCGGCACTACGTTATTCCCACCCCTTCTACGACGCCCCCAGCACCATGTACAGCCTCACTCACATGGACATCATTCACAGTAGCAGTTCAAACTACAACGTGAACGTCACTGTAACCAACGTCACAAAGTCTGGAATGTCCGTTACAGTACAGAAAGGAAGCTACACTCAAATCCGCGACTCCGAGTATAACTGGATGACTTGCTACGTTTGA
- the LOC137282490 gene encoding uncharacterized protein, translating into MSGVMYINIVLLCLNIWTTNSATTSMSASTIESTTARTTLSMTLDPLLQSGMGGFLQLIQEFGSLRAQVEQQEEANKLLQDKVARLEALLKLVNTTAVLETDYLKQGSMVQQEISTLLQTTTFIEAEMTNAVATATMLEMEMMKVEKSLDDVTDCHDTFKARLDNMTSSLVDTTNETNRLTFNSEMLNQTMEELNKDIRELTSKGDDLKMSTSRLDSVACQSGRLFFRGSSNYRYSNTRYEQWPENQRVQFTKQFMRPPTVSYGVVGMEADKDYDVKFNLTISDVRRSGFLLQCNANGKGELVKLDVQWLACLV; encoded by the exons ATGAGTGGTGTTATGTATATCAATATAGTACTCCTCTGCTTAAATATCTGGACAACGAATTCCGCGACTACATCAATGAGTGCATCTACGATTGAATCAACGACTGCACGGACGACTTTATCGATGACCTTGGACCCACTTCTCCAGAGCGGTATGGGCGGGTTCCTACAACTGATTCAGGAGTTCGGATCTCTCCGAGCCCAAGTTGAACAGCAGGAAGAAGCCAACAAGCTTCTCCAGGACAAGGTTGCCAGACTGGAGGCCTTGTTGAAGCTGGTTAACACTACGGCAGTGCTGGAAACCGACTACCTTAAGCAGGGATCCATG GTGCAACAGGAGATATCAACTCTGCTGCAAACTACAACGTTCATCGAGGCAGAGATGACGAATGCCGTGGCGACTGCAACGATGTTGGAGATGGAAATGATGAAAGTTGAGAAGTCTCTGGATGACGTCACCGACTGCCATGACACATTCAAAGCGAGGCTGGACAACATGACGTCATCTTTGGTGGACACCACTAATGAAACAAACCGTCTTACATTCAACTCTGAGATGTTGAATCAGACAATGGAGGAGCTCAACAAAGACATCAGGGAGTTGACCAGCAAAGGAGATG ACCTGAAAATGTCAACGAGCAGACTCGACAGCGTGGCCT GCCAGTCAGGAAGGCTTTTCTTCAGAGGTAGCAGTAACTATCGGTACTCGAATACCAGATATGAACAGTGGCCCGAGAATCAAAGGGTTCAATTCACCAAGCAGTTCATGCGACCACCGACTGTTTCCTACGGCGTGGTTGGTATGGAAGCGGACAAAGACTATGACGTCAAATTCAATCTGACCATCAGTGACGTCAGGAGGTCGGGGTTCCTACTACAGTGTAATGCCAATGGGAAAGGCGAGCTTGTGAAACTAGATGTCCAGTGGTTGGCATGTCTCGTGTAG
- the LOC137282441 gene encoding E3 ubiquitin-protein ligase TRIM45-like isoform X1, with protein MDAFPKCSVCHQQFTLKGPDPYLLPCLHAVCEICVTSAAGGVIQCSTCQRQVNLTDTSLQKDAVRQKEIFHLTAKHRPTELLCTHEDDGNQAVCWCQECEELLCEYCQNMHNSFKATRRHVVETIVDAAPGSIHTKPICKLHIPYPLEYFDKNCNILICATCRLGDHAEHDVGDVGEAADAAKGRIEQHEKNVTAHHTAHKAYVKNISKVQNDIEKTSSALKEDIHQTFHSLRTQLDQREEELISELENQTRQELSDLHTEQVTSEGEGERCKWTSDYIKTVLRYASNSDFLTLEGSIQDRTKTHLGSLPPERHRTPAAKFNTRGLDKLKSDISAFGSIYGHGSASDKHTHTGYLTDKDTHLTDTKNAHKQSKSPEAVNESTPLTEFDAGSKTYSLVTGPGTTLTLLCPQLQLDAARANTDMCHVTTDGELVNSPPAKQHRDSSRLRKYRGARASTCIPLPPSPSTVIPAPHTPQYWETHSRVGVVSGGLGWVVLEVGVVGESQVDSGWYVYLQQSSWCVCVGSCDTHLGSLCTRVCQQGKKGKCYSNTMSNTRGTLDTLHYGVVLDVGRGRLAFIDLDREVVLAKVDVELRESLLPVFGAGWPGLYTVNMKVISGADITMTDTKKALIRDALN; from the exons ATGGACGCCTTCCCAAAGTGTTCTGTCTGTCACCAACAGTTTACCCTGAAAGGCCCCGACCCCTACCTACTGCCCTGTCTACACGCCGTGTGTGAGATATGTgtgacatctgcagctggtgGTGTGATACAATGCTCTACATGTCAGAGGCAGGTCAACCTCACAGACACAAGCCTCCAGAAGGATGCAGTGAGACAGAAGgaaatattccacctgacaGCCAAACATCGCCCTACAGAGCTTCTCTGTACACACGAAGATGACGGCAACcaggctgtgtgttggtgtcaggagtGTGAGGAGTTACTCTGTGAATACTGCCAGAACATGCACAACAGTTTTAAAGCTACCAGACGACATGTTGTTGAAACCATTGTAGACGCAGCACCAGGAAGCATACATACTAAACCAATCTGCAAACTTCACATTCCTTATCCTCTcgaatattttgacaaaaactgCAACATTTTAATCTGTGCCACATGCAGGCTTGGTGACCATGCTGAGCACGATGTTGGAGATGTAGGTGAGGCTGCTGATGCTGCTAAAGGACGGATAGAACAGCATGAGAAAAACGTGACTGCACATCATACTGCTCACAAAGCATATGTGAAGAATATCAGCAAAGTTCAAAATGACATCGAGAAGACAAGCAGTGCTCTGAAGGAGGACATCCATCAAACTTTCCATTCTCTGAggacacaactcgaccagagggAGGAGGAGCTGATCAGCGAGCTTGAGAATCAGACGAGGCAGGAACTGTCAGATCTACACACCGAGCAAGTTACCTCTGAAGGTGAGGGTGAACGATGCAAGTGGACCTCAGACTATATCAAAACCGTGCTCAGATATGCTTCAAACTCGGACTTTCTCACACTGGAGGGTTCAATACAAGACAGAACGAAGACGCACCTCGGATCACTTCCACCAGAGAGGcacaggacacctgcagccaaatTCAACACGAGAGGGCTGGATAAATTGAAATCCGACATCTCTGCCTTCGGATCTATCTATGGACATGGATCAGCATctgataaacacacacatacag GTTATCTTACAGACAAGGATACACATTTAACTGACACGAAGAACGCACACAAGCAG TCGAAGTCACCGGAGGCTGTCAACGAATCGACACCACTGACAGAGTTTG ATGCGGGGAGTAAAACCTACAGTCTGGTAACAGGACCAGGCACCACGTTGACATTGCTGT gtcCTCAACTACAACTGGACGCTGCTCGAGCCAACACAGACATGTGCCACGTAACTACAGACGGTGAGCTGGTCAACTCACCGCCCGCCAAGCAACACAGAGACAGCAGCAGGTTACGGAAATATCGGGGTGCACGTGCCTCCACCTGCATCCCCCTTCCTCCATCCCCCTCTACTGTCATCCCTGCCCCACACACCCCTCAGTACTGGGAGACGCACTCTAGGGTGGGTGTGGTGAGTGGAGGGTTGGGATGGGTTGTCCTGGAGGTGGGTGTAGTGGGGGAGAGCCAGGTGGACAGTGGGTGGTATGTTTATCTACAGCAGAGCTCCTGGTGTGTCTGTGTAGGGAGCTGTGACACACACCTGGGGAgtctctgtaccagggtgtgtCAGCAGGGGAAGAAAgggaagtgttacagtaacacaatgtctAACACACGCGGCACACTGGACACCCTCCACTATGGCGTTGTTCTTGATGTGGGAAGGGGGAGACTCGCCTTCATCGACTTGGACAGAGAGGTTGTTTTAGCCAAGGTTGATGTTGAATTGAGGGAGTCTCTTCTTCCCGTGTTTGGTGCCGGGTGGCCAGGTctctacacagtcaacatgaaggtgataagtggggcagatatcaccatgactgacacAAAGAAGGCACTTATCCGTGATGCCTTGAATTAG